TTTTGTGACTCACATTACACCGACCCAGAGAGGTGCGTtgaggcggtggcagcagcagcgttaGAGCCGATGGAGGCACGACAGTGAGCAAGACAGGGATTGGGCTTCTTCATCAAGGTGGTCTTGCTTTTCGTTTTGCCTTTGATagaagagcagcaccatGTTTGTCTCACCTCTTCCGCCTGTTCCTTTTTGGCTGAGACGGCACGAAGATGGCGCTCACGTAATATGAACTCTCGAGTATCCCAAAAAGAAACATCGATCGCCTTCTAGGCGGCTGCATCCCTGTCGCCTGGCTCGCTATGTCTTCTGCTTTTTATTTTCACCTTcctttcgctttctctcttttgcCATTTCctaccaccacctctctcctACTTAgattcgtttttttttttgcccttGTTCTCTCCTTGGGCTGTCTATGTCCATGtcaatgtgtgtgtgtgtgttgacTGTGATCTGCTCTTCCATCATTTTCTGTTTCTCTGAGCTATTTTATGTTGTTGTTtctttcccacccgcggTTCTCgcgttttttgtttttgagTGGGCGCTTCTGTGTGTTTGGTCTTGCTGGTTGTGGCCTTGTTTGGATTTCTCCTTCGGTTttgcttcttttcgtttctttttttttgtttgctttcgTTGTGTTGTTCGGCCCACCCGCTCACCACACTCCACTCCGcacccgccctcccccctgcgtCGTGTCCGTTGATCGTGCTCTCGACTGTCGActttctcgtttttttttggttgtgTTTTGTCTCCGCCGTCATCTCTCTCGAGGCTTGCCTTCGTCCATGGCTGCATTCTGTCGTCTCTTCCTTTCCGTCTTCCACGTCCCGTTCGCACCCTCCCTTCCACACTCAAACCCTCCAATGAGGGCTATTTTGTTTTGtatctctctgtgtgtgcatgtgtatgtgcgtcgCAATTGCTGGCGAGGCAAAAGACCTCTCCCCACTCGGTTCTGTGTATCTTCTTCGCTCGCCGCCACTCgaccccgccccaccccccatCTGCCCACCACAGCCTCGAAAGCAACACTCAGCATCGCACCTGCAATTTTCTTTACTAAAAGAGCCACTCCAGTTTTATTTTCTGGCGCTCATTTCTTCCCTTCTCGTTTCTTGCCCTGGCCTTCCGCATAACGCTGGCTGCCGCACCATCGTATCAGGATTGAGGACGCCATTTGTGACGTAGCCAAAGGCCTGCAGCCTTTCCTCAGAAATGCCTGCGGACTATCGGTTTGGGCGTGCAGAactgcgctgccgcggtgcggcagAAGTGCGAAATAATGATAACTTTCGGACCAACTCAATACGAATCGTGTCTGCAATGCACCAGACATAAGGCCCTTTCTATGCCCCTTTGGAGCAGCAGGCTACGTGGTCTCCTCGCGAGCAGGCGCATGCCTATCCGCGGGCCCCTTCCGCTCGACGCACCCGCTGCCACAGGACTCATGGCCGCGGCCCCGCCTGCGTCAAGGCGTGCGGTGCAGCCATGTCCGTGTAGGCGCGTCTaccgcgcagcacgtacCCAAAGAATAAGCAATGACGTGCAGGGAGCGCCCGGTAGACGCGTGGCTGCGGTTCAacggcgcacggcgcgcCCCCTAGAGAACCAGGACGTCGCCGCTAATGCGGCAGAGTTAGGcgagctgtggttgtgtaGGCATCTCTGTGTTGACGTGTTCCGGCTAGAAAGCCAGGctgcaaagaaaaagaagcgaaggCGTCGCATCCCCTTCTCGTCCCCCTGTCTTTGATGCacgtatatatgtatattCATACGCGCATATACGCATATGTGTATTTACACTCCCTGTGGTGATGTTCTCGAAAGCACAAGCAAGCGCGTATGCGCacacttttttttcgtataTCGTGCTCATTTATTATTAagtgtgcttgtgtgtgtgtgtgtatgtgtgtctgcgtgttttttttttcggcctTTTGCGATCAACTCAAAGTACGCCTGCGTCTCAGCCTACGGGTTGTGCCGCAGAAGGATGTGTGAGGAGGAAACGTCGTTTGTCTTCTCTGGCACCGTTGTCCTTCTTCTCTCCGGCAAGTAGTAAAATCGGCGCCACGCACTTTTACTTTCACACTGAAAAAGAAGGGTAAGGCTGGTTTCGACGGGGTTGTGGCGAGATGGGGGAGTTGCTCTTCTTTCATTTGGGGGtttgcgcacgcacacaaacactcacacacacacatatatatatatatgcttGTATCTGCTTTTTAGTTCTCTTCAGTTTTTCTTTAGTTCTGGCCAGCGCTTTCGTGGCGCGGctcaatttttttttttcggcggTGGACATCCcatccttctccctcttcttgcCGTTcaaaagcaaacaaaaaagggtGTTTCGCGCCATGGTAGAGGTCTCTTCTATTTTCTTTTTGGGCAGCTTTACGGCCGCGACATAtaggtgcgtgtgtatgcgtgtgtatgcatgtatTTATTAGTGGTGGCGTCGCGGGTCTTTTCCTCTTGAGTTGAGTAGGAGGCGAACTGGCTCTCCTGCATCGTCTTTGTTCTGTTGTTTCTACCCGACCAGCagtcccctctcccctcatcATGCCTGCCACCGCGTGAGGGACACGATGGATGAGGGAAAGGCGGACGCTACGCTTTCGTAGACGAGGTGGAAAACAGCGACAAGCAATCAAGTGCAGAGGGCAAAATCCGTTGACCCTCTATCTGGCGACATGCAAATGGTCTCTGGCACCGCTCTTCGCAGGCTACTAAATGGTATGGGGCGCCGTCAACGCGGTGATTGTTTTCTTCTCATGGTTTCTCTACCCCCTTCTCTCATTTTACACGGGTGGGGGCAGCAAGCACTTGCAGGCACACGTAAACGCATGTATACTAGCTCGAGTGCgtctgcacgcacacgcacatgcacatggaGTGAGCTGCGCGAAATCTGAAGTGCTTCTCTTGCCTTCTCCCCTTGCCCCACCCTGAACCAGCATTGTAGGAATGACCAAGacgactctctctctcgccatGCTTTCACGCTTGAACAACGTCTGTGCGAGTAACCGACCTTTTTGTCCGCCCAGCCGTTCAAAAACGAAACCGAAATACGTGCTTGTATGTGGCGTCACATCTGATTCACGCTGAGGAGCCCACAGCGGGGGGGAGAGCGTTAGAGGCGTCTTCTCTATTAGAGAAAGATGCAGATAAGCTAAACacgcatatatgtatatgtatgtaaGGCGATAAAAGGAATAAAGAGCTGATTCGATGCCGACAAAAGACGAAGAAAAGTGCGAAGCCACGCAGCGGATCAGGGAAAGtacacaaaaagaaagaggctCAAGACAACGAAACGTTCCCCTCTCACCCAACGAGAGCAGTAGAGAGCGCTGGCGTGGGGTGCACGCAATGACGCACGAAAGGTGTGTGCTGTGATGGCCTTGTAAAATAAGAAAGAATAACAATCACAGTACGAAGAAAAAAGCAGCAAGGAGGGAATAGCGGATTTGGTCTCGCATTGCGTGCCACACAAACCACAACAAACGGCAGCACGTGGCGTTTTGCTTTGTGCCTTTTGGGCGataacgaaaaaaaaaaaagaaaagcgagtgagacacgcacacacacacacacaaacacacacgtcCATGTGCACACACGAAACAAATCCatgcgtgtctctgtgtgtgtgtgtgtctctatAGACGTTTCCGTTGCGTGACGGCCTGCCTCCTACTTTCCCTCGTCCGTTCACTGTCCCTTTCTCAggccgctttttttttttgtattactctcaacaacaacaaaaagaagcaTTTGTGAGCTCAATCATAGTGTTCCCTTCGCTCCATCCGTCTCCCTACTTGCATATCCGTCATCTTCCCGCCTCTCTGTTCCGCAGTCGCGCATcaagcgcagctgcttctctctctccgtcgtcACTCTTGCCACCGCGGACGCCTCATATCGTCCAGCCCAGCTGGGGAACCGTTCGTTCTCGCCTCTTTCGATCCTTTGGAGCGGACaagaccccccccctcccacgcccacacacgcacacacgcacacacacgcagacgcggacGCGTCGGCACGTCTCCTTACTTGTCCCTGCCTGGCTGCACCTCTTCGCCGCAAAGCGAGAGCACACGAGAAGAGGTGTCGAGCAATGCGGCGTGCGACTGCGTATCGCCAGATGCGGCAAGTGGCAGTGGTGCCAAGCACCACTGGCGCCTCTCCGGTCCTTAGCGCTGCTGTAGTCCGGTTGATgtcggccgctgccggcaccgccatccACCGACATACCGACCCACATCGCCGTGCCTCCAGCATGCGGCCTCATAGTCCCTCCTTGGCGAGTGGGACGGCGACGTTGGTGCACAGTTGCCGCTGGCAATCGTCGGCCACGCCACAGAAGGACTTCAGCCACATCACCCATGATCTCGTGTGGGGTCTGTGGAATGAGGGCaacctcttctctctctccacggCAGAGCTCACGTACTACttgcagcaacagcagcagcgcgctggcggcagcagcacgttcGTGATCGACCCTCAGGCGAAGAAAAGCACTCTTGTGCGCCAAGTGGAGGAGGTACTGTCAGCGGAGCAGGCAAGCATCACGGTGCCGCAGGACGCTTGTGCGACAGTGACCATGACCGGCTCCGACCGTGTCGAGGAAAcgctcgacgaggcggacgagTACGGTGACTGGGGGGCCGAGCCCGGCTTTGAGGAGCGGCGCCACATTGACTACATGGAGTTCAACCCGCTGCGCATGGGCGAACGGTACGAGCCGCTTGTGCCGCGCGCCTACCAGCTACTTCACAGCGATCTCTCCGCCGATGTCGGTCTGACAGCGTTGGACCCGTCCAAGTTTCCTGGGCAAAGCAAGAACAAAATTGCCTACCTTGTCTCAAAAGTGAATGTGGACAAGGCGAACGAGCAGCACTTCCGTCGCGGCCTTGAGTGGTGCCTCGCCAACCTGTGGAACACCAACATGAACGGCGAGCTGAACATCGGTGCCGGCCGCGTCATTTTCTATCGCACCATTGCAAAACAGAACCGCAACACGCTCCCTCTGtggacgctgcagcggcacctctACGCCTACCACCCGTACGTGTGGttcgccatcgcctccgcctccaacGCGGAagcgatggaggcgctggcggagcgaCTTGGGATGAAGCTAGTGCAGGATGCGACGACAAGCTACAAGATCAGCATCCGTCGTTCTAGTGAGCTGCTCGATGGGGAGCTgaacgcgcagctgcagtgcaCAAAGATGAACCGGCCGTGGGACAGGTTTCTCGTCACGCACTACGTGCGCTCTCAAATGCCGGATCTGCGCTttctcgtgcgtgcgcgtcatCCGATCAAGAAGCGTATTGTGGACGCGTACCTTGAGACGGACATTCTTCGCAGCACTCGAGACTCGGTCCAGTCGGTGCTCTCGCCGGAGCTTGGCGAAGTCTGCTACTGCTGCGAGCGCGTTATCCGAAAGTGGGCGATGCGGACGCAGGCTGgcgtgacgctgcagctcgtgGAGACACGACGTACTCCGCTTATCATCACCAAGGCTGGCGACGAGGGTGAACGGCTCGAGTACGAGTGGATTGTGGTGCTCCCTCAGAAAGCGGAGCGTGTCGATGTCGCGGCCCTGTCGGCGGAGCTGTGGGACTACGGCAATCTGCTGGCAAGGGAGCTGGAGCCGGGCATGGAGGAGTTCCTGTCTCACACAATGACAGCCGCAGCCTCCTACTAAGGTGACCGTGGCTTTCCGTTGCTCTTTGCTTCTATAGCTGGATAGAGGGGACAGCGAGACATGCAGCGGGAGGACGTGAGAGGCTTCgctgagggggggggtgaggacAGGCGGGTTTCCATTCCTCACCTTTCCATGGCCTTGTTCTTGCAGTCCTAGGAAGAGACGACGATGTGCTGCAGCTACCCCTCGTCACAGGTGTTCCTTTatttctctccctctctcgttaGAGCCGTCACAGAATGTAGTttgctctttctctttttttctttgttaGCTTGCCTACTGTTGTGCATGCGGTTGTCCTCTTGCCTTGTGATTGCACCTCCCCCTTCCGCTGCATTGCCTTCCCACCTCATTCTCTTCCTTCGTGATACCGCGACACCTTCTCCTCGTGCGTTTGCAGTGGTTTTCTTTCTAAGCTCTTATCGCTTCTCTGCTgacgttgttgttgttgctagggggagggggcgcatAGCGATGCACGTGTCTGCCTAGGCGCGAGTCAGGGAGTGCGTCTGTCCGGCATTGGGTAGCAtaggggaagaggagaaacgGGGAAGAAAGCGGATGCCTCTAAGCTGAGACTCGGCCCATGGAAGAGCAGCCAAAgagggccgccgctgctcaccctccgcctcagcgatcacgcacacacgcacgcacaaaccTGAAGGGTCACttgctgcgtgtgcggctcACGTACAGATACTCGCCGTATTTTTATCGGGCtagcatgtgtgtgtgtgtgtgtgtggttgaAGGTCATTTTTCTTTCCGTGGCtagagggaaagagagagcaaggCGTGTGTGTTGATGTGTTTGTACTTTGTGTGCGCTTTTTGTTCTGTGGTTTGTTCGTTTTCTGTTAAGCCACCAGTGGCACTCTTGTctgtaggggagggggcttagtgtgtgtctgtgtgtgtgcgtgggtcAATCTCTTGGCGCAAGGTGTAAGTTCATGTTCTTTCATGGATCGCCCGATGTTGAGAAGCTGATTGAGAAGCACTAAACATGCCGGGgcgcgtctctctgtgtgcgggACGGCGGGGACAGGTCTCCATCTTGAAACTCCTCCTTATCCGTGCATGCACGCTCGCACACGTAGAAGCTTCTGTACAGTAATCGACTTAGACGCATACCCGCCAGCATGAACCGATGGGAGAGATCCTTCATGTCGTGCATGCCCTCTATGTCGCAAAGCCAAACTGCACTAAAATGCCTCGCACTccatcccctcctctcttccccttttttctctccccttttcttCTGCGCATCCGTGCCACATCACAAAACCACCTACACAAACAAATCTATCGCCGGCTATAACTACCAACCCTACAACCACCACGGCAACACTCGCccgctccccacccccactcgcagcagcagtagcagcatcctcgacaaaaaaaaaggctgAGCCGCCTACTCTCAACCCAAGCTTTCATCAGTTTTGTTTACCcttatctctctctctcggagtgttcccttttctttcccccttttttgtttttgttttgagCTCTTGTGCTTCACGCATCTTGCTAACATGGTGCTCACCTCCCGATTGTCGCCTTGAACGCATAGAACTCCGCAccaccgctctctctctctctccgttcCTTCCGTCCTCTGCTTCGCTTGTTCGCAGtcgcagacacacagaacaacgacaacaacgACCAACAAACAATCATTAAGACCCGACACACCACAACGACGTCTGCATGTACATCCGTCCAGATAGCGAGAGAAGCCGCCGTCCCCTTCTGACGAAGCGCCACTCGTAGACGCGCATCCACACACGCCAGCGATCAACAAGAAGCAAAAGCGCAAGAGAGCAGCAAGACAGGAAATCACACCACAGCTGAAAGCCCCGTCTTAGTGTTTCTCTCACTCTCGCTGGTTGTGTGTGAGCCCTACTGCGTTCCCGCCCTCAAACACTCACATCCGACCACACACCCGCCGCAGGAGCCATGCCACCAAAGGCACCCAAGGGAGCCCccaaggcggcggccaagAAGGGGCCGCCGAACGCCATGCTGGCGAAGCTCAAGATGAAGATGGAGCTTCAgaaggcggaagaggagcgtctgcgcctcgaggccgaagaggaggagcgccgtatccgtgaggaggagaggctcgctgaggagcagcgcaagttcgaggaggcggagcgccagaaggagcgcgagcgtcagaaggaggaggagcgcctgGCCCGCAAGGAGCGCAAGGCGGCTGGGAAGAACGACGCCCTCGACCGCATGCGCGCGGCTGGCATGATATTGCCCGATGTAGATCGCATTCGCCATGATGAGGAGGTGCGCAAGGTGGAGGAGAACGCTGCGCCAAAGCCGAAGCCGAAGCCGAAGCCGAAGCCGGTcgttgccgcggcgccgcctcccgaagaagaggaggaggaagagggggagccGACCGAGCTGACAGAGTCGGAAGAGGAGATCGACGAGGACGACTGGGAAGCCGTCATGGAGCGCGAtgagcgccgcgccacccgGCACACGAACAACGAGCGCATCCGTGCCGAGCGTGCTGAGCGCAAGGAGACgcgcgaggcggagaagcggAGGATGGAAGAAGAGATTCGGTCCAAAAACCACGTTTTGGAGAAGGTGAGCAACCTGCGCTCCCCGATTTGCTGTGTGCTCGGCCACGTCGATACGGGTAAGACCAGCCTGCTGGATCGCATTCGCTCTACCAACGTACAGGGAGGCGAGGCCGGTGGTATTACGCAGCAGATTGGCGCCACGTTCTTCCCTCGCGAGTCCCTCGTGTCTGCCACGGCGGAGCTGATCAAGAAGCACAAGTGCAACCTTAACGTGCCGGGTCTGCTGGTGATCGACACTCCCGGTCACGAGTCCTTTACAAActtgcgcagccgcggcagcagcctgTGCGACATTGCGATTCTGGTGGTGGATATCATGCATGGTCTggagcagcagacgcgcgAGTCCATCCGCCTACTGCGCGAAAAACGGTGTCCATTCATTGTGGCACTGAACAAGGTGGATCGCCTGTTCGACTGGCAGCCGCACGAGAACATGGACATACAGCAGTCACTGGAACTACAGAAGGCGCACGTCCGCAGCGAGTTCCACACGCGCTGGTGCCAGGTGAAGAACGAGCTCTCCGCTGAGGGGCTCAACTCGGAGCTGTACTACAACAACAAAGAGGTGCGCAACGTTGTGTCGGTCGTACCGACGTCGGCCCGCACCGGCGAGGGTGTGTGCGACCTGCTCTTGCTGGAGATTCAGCTCGTGCAGCAGTTCATGGAGGGCAAGGTGACCTACAAGGACGATTTGCAGTGTACAGTGCTGGAGGTGAAGCCGATCACGGGGTACGGCTTCACGATCGACGTCATCCTCATCAACGGCGAGCTGCACGAAGGAGACGAGATATGTCTGTGTGGTCAGAACGGCCCCATCTTCACGCAAATCCGGTCGTTGCTGACACCGCAGCCCCTGCGCgagatgcgtgtgcgcggcgagTACATTCACCACAAGTCGATCAAGGCTGCAATGGGAGTGAAGATCTCCGGAAATGACTTCGAGTACGTCATCCCCGGTACCCAGCTCCTCGTGGTGCACGCAAACGACAACAAGGAGAAGATCGCCGAGCTGGTCATGAAGGATGCAACCAATATCAACGAGTTCCTGGACCCCGACGGTCTCGGCGTGAGTGTGCAGAGCAGCACCCTCGGCGCCCTCGAAGCCCTTCTGTCGTTCCTGAAAGGCATGAAAATCCCTGTGGCGAGCATTGCCATTGGACCAATCTACAAGCGTCACATGCACCAGGTGCTATCAATGAAGCGGCGCGAGCCGCGCTACGCTGTAATTCTTGCATTCGACGTGCCGGTttccgaggaggcgcgcgagaTCGCGAAAAAGAACGACATCGACATCTTCGAAGCGAACATCATCTACCACCTCTTTGACAAGTTCACTCGCTACATGAACGAGTATGAGCAGCGCGAAAAGGACCGCCTGCGCTCTGTCGCGGTCTTTCCGGTGCAGTTGAAGATGATTGCCGAGTCGATCCACTCGACCGACCCCATCATCATCCCAGTCACGGTGGAGCGTGGTCAGCTGCGCCCTGGAACGCCACTGAGCGCGATTCGCAAGAAGGACGACAGCGTCGTCGTTATTGGCCGCGTGATGTCGATGGAGCGCGACAACCGGTCAGTGGAGATCGGCACCCCTGGCATGGACCTGGCTGTGAAGATAAACTCCGGTGAGTCGGGTGTCACCGTCGGCCGGCAGTTCGACAACAGTGACATCATTGTGTCGCATATCACTCGCCAGTCCGTGGATGCCGTGAAGAAGTTCAAAGACGAGCTGAAGCCGGATGatgtgttgctgctggccTCGCTCATCAAGGTGCTGAAGGTGCCCAACAAGTAAGCACACAaggcgaggagcagcgcagaaagaacaacaaaacaaaccaaacgaaaaaaaaaaggtggcGGTAGACTGAGAAGGAAGGTGAGAGGGATGGAAAGGGTAGAAGGGGTctgcacaggcacacaggcagagctAGGACCACGGGCGGAGATAAAAAGAAAAGCATGCGTAAGAGGAGGAGagtgtgtatatgtgtattGCTAGCTATATGGACCCGCACATATGCGTGTAATGGTGTCGCTCCACACGCCTTCTCGTATGTactggtgtgtgcgtgcgtgtgcgtgttttcgACTATTGCTGTCGAGTCTCTTGTGGCGTGCAATCACGCGCAAATACGGCTGTagcagctcgccgccgccgtcgcctcctaCGCCTTACGCTGTCCCTTTCCCACTCC
This genomic stretch from Leishmania infantum JPCM5 genome chromosome 33 harbors:
- a CDS encoding putative translation initiation factor IF-2, which codes for MPPKAPKGAPKAAAKKGPPNAMLAKLKMKMELQKAEEERLRLEAEEEERRIREEERLAEEQRKFEEAERQKERERQKEEERLARKERKAAGKNDALDRMRAAGMILPDVDRIRHDEEVRKVEENAAPKPKPKPKPKPVVAAAPPPEEEEEEEGEPTELTESEEEIDEDDWEAVMERDERRATRHTNNERIRAERAERKETREAEKRRMEEEIRSKNHVLEKVSNLRSPICCVLGHVDTGKTSLLDRIRSTNVQGGEAGGITQQIGATFFPRESLVSATAELIKKHKCNLNVPGLLVIDTPGHESFTNLRSRGSSLCDIAILVVDIMHGLEQQTRESIRLLREKRCPFIVALNKVDRLFDWQPHENMDIQQSLELQKAHVRSEFHTRWCQVKNELSAEGLNSELYYNNKEVRNVVSVVPTSARTGEGVCDLLLLEIQLVQQFMEGKVTYKDDLQCTVLEVKPITGYGFTIDVILINGELHEGDEICLCGQNGPIFTQIRSLLTPQPLREMRVRGEYIHHKSIKAAMGVKISGNDFEYVIPGTQLLVVHANDNKEKIAELVMKDATNINEFLDPDGLGVSVQSSTLGALEALLSFLKGMKIPVASIAIGPIYKRHMHQVLSMKRREPRYAVILAFDVPVSEEAREIAKKNDIDIFEANIIYHLFDKFTRYMNEYEQREKDRLRSVAVFPVQLKMIAESIHSTDPIIIPVTVERGQLRPGTPLSAIRKKDDSVVVIGRVMSMERDNRSVEIGTPGMDLAVKINSGESGVTVGRQFDNSDIIVSHITRQSVDAVKKFKDELKPDDVLLLASLIKVLKVPNK